In Pajaroellobacter abortibovis, the following are encoded in one genomic region:
- a CDS encoding protein kinase domain-containing protein: protein MPWNRSYKVLEGILSGLEAMHQVGIGHLDLTHANVIIAQRQRAVLVDFGLSRYQVRQGRILDRLDIGFSQYGRAGGWSINHGQSRRLSIRRVIALLKY, encoded by the coding sequence GTGCCATGGAATCGATCTTATAAGGTGCTTGAAGGGATTCTTTCAGGGCTTGAGGCGATGCATCAGGTGGGGATCGGACACTTGGATTTGACACATGCTAATGTGATCATCGCCCAGCGGCAGCGGGCTGTGTTGGTTGATTTTGGATTATCCAGATATCAAGTGCGACAGGGCAGGATTCTGGACCGTCTGGATATAGGGTTCTCGCAGTATGGAAGAGCAGGGGGATGGTCGATCAACCACGGGCAATCAAGGCGGCTATCTATTCGTAGGGTTATCGCGCTTTTGAAGTATTGA
- a CDS encoding cation:dicarboxylate symporter family transporter: protein MPKLQPIIRSLSFRLLITIVLAFWLVDFMPARMQQFFYAISLSLKELLLLMMPLIVFSSVFFAFVKIRGHAFLLAVLLLISIVSSNLFSVILAGTVSRWMVFQEVPFQNTIDIQADLLVPLWQFSFPKLISSHNALLLAFILAMFSAQKSILHVAKGTEQCANFFLKKIFLPLLPFFIFGFIIKMVHDHMIGRLLSFYPQAVLAMIGLLASYEILLFCGSVFLARQSPVIVGRNLLPPAIAAFTTMSSAAALPFSIKAAEQNTRNQEIASSVMPLTVNIHMIGDALCIPSMAMLMLALFGYPMPSINQYAVFALSFVITKFSGAGVPGGSILIMIPVLEKTLGFNPEMIALITIFYMIMDPITTSGNVIGNNLFVIYFHKLFQHVAQWVETRREERTAPN from the coding sequence ATGCCCAAGTTGCAACCGATCATCCGCTCCCTTTCATTCCGTTTGCTGATCACCATCGTGCTCGCCTTCTGGCTAGTTGATTTCATGCCAGCCAGGATGCAGCAATTCTTCTATGCAATTAGTCTGAGTTTAAAAGAACTATTGCTCTTGATGATGCCTTTGATTGTGTTCAGTTCCGTTTTCTTCGCTTTTGTAAAAATTCGAGGGCACGCTTTTTTACTCGCTGTGCTCTTGTTGATAAGTATTGTCTCCTCCAATCTGTTCAGCGTCATCCTCGCGGGAACTGTCAGCCGTTGGATGGTCTTTCAAGAAGTCCCCTTCCAAAATACAATCGATATCCAAGCTGATCTGCTCGTACCCCTGTGGCAGTTCTCTTTTCCTAAATTGATCTCGAGCCATAACGCCCTTTTGCTTGCTTTTATCCTCGCGATGTTCAGCGCTCAGAAATCGATTTTACACGTAGCAAAAGGTACTGAACAATGCGCCAATTTCTTCCTGAAGAAAATCTTTCTCCCCCTTTTGCCATTCTTTATCTTCGGCTTTATCATCAAAATGGTGCACGACCATATGATTGGTAGGCTGCTTTCTTTTTACCCTCAAGCTGTCCTTGCCATGATAGGGCTCTTGGCTTCCTATGAAATCCTGCTCTTCTGCGGATCTGTCTTTTTGGCACGGCAGTCTCCTGTAATCGTCGGCCGAAACCTACTCCCCCCCGCCATCGCGGCATTCACAACCATGTCCAGTGCCGCAGCACTCCCTTTTTCTATCAAGGCTGCAGAACAAAACACACGCAACCAAGAGATAGCGAGTTCTGTGATGCCTCTCACTGTCAACATCCATATGATCGGGGATGCCCTCTGTATTCCCAGCATGGCTATGCTGATGCTCGCCCTGTTTGGCTACCCCATGCCGAGCATTAATCAATATGCAGTGTTTGCGCTCTCCTTCGTGATCACGAAGTTTTCAGGGGCAGGTGTTCCTGGCGGGAGCATTTTAATCATGATCCCTGTCCTCGAGAAGACCTTGGGATTCAATCCGGAGATGATTGCGCTGATCACTATTTTCTACATGATCATGGACCCTATCACCACCTCAGGAAATGTGATAGGGAACAATCTCTTCGTCATCTATTTCCACAAACTGTTCCAACATGTAGCCCAATGGGTAGAAACCAGAAGAGAGGAGAGGACAGCACCCAACTGA
- the asd gene encoding archaetidylserine decarboxylase (Phosphatidylserine decarboxylase is synthesized as a single chain precursor. Generation of the pyruvoyl active site from a Ser is coupled to cleavage of a Gly-Ser bond between the larger (beta) and smaller (alpha chains). It is an integral membrane protein.) — protein MNSLFSRLSVPFLRVLPRRAITRLFGCLADYPWSPALGKAIVRWYGQVYGVDLSECVQQEGWSCFDAFFTRKLRPEVRPVDLHPHGLVSPADGCLESISRIEGENTVFQVKGQPYRVKDLIGDEQGAKRYRGGIGCVIYLSPADYHRVHAPVSGCLRSVHSLSGDYYPVNSWGVRSVKQLFVRNRRVVFTLDTLPESHLGCVTLIMVAAMIVGRITMRAVHGRDVPFGLHRFDPPLLFEKGDEIGVFHLGSTVVLLGEQSLAEGWIAKGGPIRWGTLLAYDAGSGARL, from the coding sequence ATGAACTCTCTTTTTTCTCGTTTGAGTGTACCGTTTTTGCGGGTGCTGCCTCGTCGAGCGATTACCCGGTTGTTCGGTTGTTTAGCGGATTATCCATGGTCTCCCGCTTTAGGGAAAGCTATCGTCCGGTGGTATGGGCAGGTTTATGGTGTGGATTTGAGCGAATGTGTCCAGCAAGAAGGGTGGTCTTGCTTTGATGCTTTCTTTACTCGAAAACTTCGGCCGGAAGTTCGGCCTGTAGACTTGCATCCCCATGGATTGGTGAGTCCTGCAGATGGGTGCCTTGAATCGATCAGTCGCATTGAAGGGGAAAACACAGTCTTTCAAGTGAAAGGGCAGCCCTATCGGGTGAAAGATTTGATCGGAGATGAACAAGGAGCGAAGCGCTATCGAGGGGGGATAGGATGTGTGATCTATCTTTCTCCTGCTGATTACCATCGGGTCCACGCCCCTGTAAGCGGATGCTTGCGTTCAGTCCATTCACTGTCTGGGGACTACTATCCCGTCAATTCGTGGGGAGTTCGATCAGTCAAGCAACTCTTTGTTCGGAATCGTCGGGTGGTATTTACCCTGGACACGCTTCCAGAATCCCATTTGGGATGCGTGACGCTCATTATGGTAGCTGCAATGATCGTAGGGCGTATTACTATGAGGGCTGTTCACGGGCGCGATGTCCCTTTTGGCCTTCACCGGTTTGATCCCCCTTTGCTTTTTGAAAAAGGAGACGAAATTGGGGTTTTTCATCTCGGGTCTACTGTTGTCCTGCTTGGGGAACAATCCCTTGCGGAAGGGTGGATCGCCAAAGGAGGGCCCATCCGATGGGGTACGCTGCTCGCCTACGATGCTGGTTCTGGTGCTCGCTTATAG
- the topA gene encoding type I DNA topoisomerase, with protein sequence MQKTLIVVESPTKAKTIKRYLGSQFEVIASKGHIKDLPKKMGIDIENNFQETYELIKGKEKFIDELKAAAKKAQLVLLATDPDREGEAIAWHIAEELRSLKNKPKRVEFHEVTQKGINQGVNHPRALNKHLYEAQRARRIVDRIVGYDVSSLVWSKLAFGLSAGRVQSVTLRLIVDREREIDSFVPVEYWNCAAALAPQEIDTPPKKGETSPQKPFVFIARLHTKNGERFSVSKEETALTVRDALEKASYQVSKVTKSERKRRPPPPYTTSKLQQDAVNRLGFAAKRTMQIAQALYEGIELDPKAGTTGLITYMRTDSTRIAPEAIEEARTWIVQHYGPPFIPPTPPLFKTKKGVQDAHEAIRPTSLEFPPEAIRKYLKEEQYKLYKLIWDRFLASQMKEASDHQTTVEITAIPPQKGGDQYGLRATGRILKFAGWLEIYRQGEKEPVDPKLAGEEEMQEEEKKDPLELQSSSENNSNTPLPPLKEREALTLITPPGVLTEQKFTQPPPRYTEASLVRELEERGIGRPSTYAEIISKVQARDYVEKIEGGRFQPKALGKFVVDGLIRSKLDFMDPSFTSHMEEELDAIESGALERTSLLKRFYERFRMQLEEGKKEKRWNPEPQPTGKLCEVCGKGEMLKRWAKNGWFLGCSQYPACKHTRNLGPDGNEIMTPTLAQHNDIACDQCGKPMMIRAGRFGEFMSCTGYPQCKSTRAIPLGVQCPECGGKLIEVKPKKKGGRTFYGCSQYNHETTKCTFKIWQKPIPEACPQCQTPLLIQGGTKTKPSIMCIHKSCGYKRAPEPAS encoded by the coding sequence ATGCAAAAAACACTCATTGTGGTGGAATCCCCCACGAAAGCAAAAACCATCAAACGATACTTAGGCTCACAATTCGAAGTGATCGCTTCAAAAGGTCATATTAAAGACCTTCCCAAGAAGATGGGGATCGACATTGAAAACAACTTTCAAGAAACCTATGAGCTGATCAAAGGGAAAGAGAAATTTATTGATGAGTTAAAAGCAGCCGCCAAAAAAGCGCAATTGGTCCTCTTAGCGACTGACCCTGATCGAGAAGGAGAAGCGATTGCGTGGCATATCGCAGAAGAGCTGCGCTCCTTAAAAAATAAACCTAAGCGGGTTGAGTTTCATGAGGTCACCCAAAAAGGGATTAATCAAGGGGTCAATCACCCGCGCGCCCTCAACAAGCACCTCTATGAAGCACAGCGAGCGCGACGCATCGTAGACCGCATCGTAGGATATGATGTCTCTTCACTTGTATGGTCCAAACTCGCTTTTGGACTTTCTGCAGGTCGGGTACAGAGCGTTACCCTCCGCCTTATTGTAGATCGAGAGCGTGAGATTGATTCGTTTGTACCAGTTGAGTACTGGAATTGTGCAGCAGCGCTCGCCCCTCAAGAGATAGATACCCCTCCTAAAAAAGGAGAGACCTCTCCTCAAAAGCCTTTTGTCTTTATTGCACGCCTCCACACTAAAAATGGAGAACGTTTCTCGGTTTCTAAAGAGGAAACAGCACTCACCGTACGGGATGCTCTCGAAAAGGCTTCGTACCAGGTCTCTAAAGTAACCAAAAGCGAACGCAAGCGCCGTCCACCTCCCCCGTACACAACGAGCAAACTGCAGCAAGATGCTGTTAATCGGCTTGGATTTGCAGCCAAGCGCACAATGCAGATTGCCCAAGCGCTCTACGAAGGGATTGAATTGGATCCAAAAGCCGGAACGACAGGACTCATCACATACATGCGTACAGATTCTACCCGCATTGCTCCCGAAGCTATCGAAGAGGCGCGAACCTGGATCGTACAACACTACGGCCCTCCCTTTATCCCCCCTACCCCTCCTCTTTTTAAAACCAAAAAAGGGGTACAAGATGCCCATGAAGCGATCCGCCCCACTTCTCTCGAATTCCCTCCAGAAGCCATTCGAAAGTATTTAAAGGAAGAGCAGTATAAGCTGTACAAATTGATTTGGGATCGATTCCTCGCAAGCCAGATGAAGGAAGCGAGTGACCATCAGACGACAGTAGAAATTACAGCAATCCCTCCCCAAAAAGGGGGGGATCAGTACGGACTGCGAGCGACTGGCCGAATCTTAAAATTCGCTGGTTGGCTTGAGATTTATAGACAGGGGGAAAAGGAACCGGTAGATCCTAAATTGGCTGGAGAAGAAGAAATGCAGGAGGAAGAGAAAAAAGATCCTCTGGAACTTCAATCCTCTTCAGAGAATAATAGCAACACCCCCCTCCCTCCTCTTAAGGAAAGGGAGGCTTTAACGCTGATCACCCCCCCAGGAGTGCTAACCGAACAGAAATTTACCCAACCACCACCACGCTATACAGAAGCGTCTCTCGTCCGAGAACTGGAAGAGCGGGGGATCGGACGCCCAAGCACCTATGCCGAAATCATCAGCAAAGTGCAGGCGAGAGATTACGTGGAAAAGATAGAAGGGGGTCGATTCCAACCAAAAGCGCTGGGAAAGTTTGTTGTCGATGGACTGATCCGAAGCAAGCTGGACTTTATGGATCCGAGCTTTACATCACATATGGAAGAAGAGTTGGATGCGATCGAATCCGGAGCGCTGGAACGCACCTCTCTTCTCAAACGCTTTTACGAGCGCTTCCGGATGCAGCTCGAAGAAGGGAAAAAAGAGAAGCGTTGGAACCCGGAACCTCAGCCGACGGGAAAACTATGTGAGGTTTGTGGAAAAGGAGAGATGCTCAAGCGATGGGCTAAGAACGGGTGGTTTCTGGGCTGTTCACAATATCCAGCGTGCAAACATACCCGCAATTTAGGCCCCGATGGTAATGAGATCATGACTCCTACCCTTGCACAACACAACGATATTGCCTGCGATCAATGCGGAAAACCGATGATGATTAGGGCTGGTCGATTCGGAGAGTTTATGTCCTGCACGGGATATCCCCAATGCAAAAGCACCCGAGCGATTCCCTTAGGGGTTCAATGCCCGGAGTGCGGTGGGAAATTAATCGAGGTAAAACCCAAAAAGAAAGGGGGAAGAACTTTCTATGGATGCTCGCAGTACAACCACGAGACAACAAAGTGCACATTTAAGATCTGGCAAAAGCCGATTCCAGAAGCTTGCCCTCAATGCCAAACTCCTCTCCTCATCCAGGGGGGTACAAAAACCAAACCATCCATAATGTGCATCCACAAAAGCTGTGGCTATAAGCGAGCACCAGAACCAGCATCGTAG
- a CDS encoding GYF domain-containing protein has translation MPNIRIDSPNEQLMVVKEPRAGDRTTVFPTKKPNFEPTSPSLPKRGQPPRAAQVNTTSVRNPVAPLVGSRIAPPTVRIPKKQTSVRSPFFSAPHPTPRPPHQSPSHPVAPSSSSKLKQWYTVIKGASVGPLTLSELQTKAALSLVHADSLVWREGQEQWLPLHSIQELSPLLAKLQRRANPSLQQEATSRFSSPKSQSIRNVSAQQPAVPISTSPPPFSVQETSPPSSLIPIRKKGMAFSSWLGIALVVFAGAFGVTATQFLFSQKETKGNAPISTPPSFSSPPVAPKASTHPLSSPSSNLLDQIPPPPLVSSPTKTRVKEESHPVHTRNTKEKQGRAPPSPSTSSDLFKGSGSLGVTASNSSGPLTHQFSGPLTTDQLNEIVAAHKLSIRRNCWERLGSDLPSAKIVIKVVIGPRGQVQQTTATGDNSVVAQCITKSVRSWKFPASGETTTVDIPFSFARQ, from the coding sequence TTGCCTAATATCCGTATCGATTCTCCAAATGAGCAGCTAATGGTAGTCAAAGAACCTCGCGCTGGGGATAGAACAACAGTTTTTCCCACCAAAAAGCCGAATTTCGAACCCACCTCCCCTTCTTTACCCAAACGAGGGCAACCGCCTCGAGCAGCACAAGTGAATACCACATCAGTCCGTAATCCCGTTGCGCCTCTGGTTGGATCTCGCATCGCTCCCCCCACAGTTAGAATTCCGAAAAAGCAAACATCCGTGCGTTCACCCTTCTTCTCTGCTCCTCATCCCACCCCTAGACCACCCCATCAATCCCCCTCTCACCCTGTTGCCCCATCCTCTTCCTCCAAACTAAAACAGTGGTATACTGTCATCAAAGGGGCTTCCGTAGGACCGCTGACTCTATCCGAGCTGCAAACAAAAGCAGCGCTTTCTCTCGTCCATGCGGATTCCCTTGTGTGGCGTGAAGGACAAGAACAATGGCTTCCTCTCCACTCCATTCAAGAGCTCTCACCTCTCTTGGCCAAACTACAACGGAGAGCCAACCCCTCTCTGCAGCAAGAGGCGACTTCACGGTTCTCTTCCCCCAAGTCCCAGTCCATCAGAAATGTATCTGCCCAGCAACCAGCAGTACCCATCTCTACATCTCCCCCCCCTTTCTCTGTCCAAGAAACGTCTCCTCCCTCTTCCTTAATCCCTATCCGCAAAAAGGGGATGGCGTTCTCTTCCTGGCTTGGAATCGCTCTCGTTGTGTTTGCAGGGGCTTTCGGCGTCACAGCCACCCAATTCCTTTTTAGCCAAAAAGAAACCAAAGGGAATGCACCCATCTCCACACCTCCTTCTTTCTCTTCCCCTCCTGTTGCCCCCAAGGCATCAACCCACCCCCTTTCCTCCCCCTCTTCAAACCTACTCGATCAGATCCCCCCTCCTCCCCTTGTTTCATCCCCTACCAAGACGCGAGTAAAAGAAGAATCTCATCCTGTTCACACACGAAACACGAAAGAGAAACAGGGGAGAGCACCACCTTCGCCGTCTACCTCTTCCGATCTTTTCAAGGGCTCAGGATCGTTAGGTGTCACGGCCTCCAATTCCAGCGGCCCGCTCACGCATCAATTCTCAGGTCCCCTTACCACCGATCAGCTCAATGAGATTGTCGCTGCTCACAAACTATCCATTCGACGCAACTGTTGGGAGCGATTGGGAAGCGATCTTCCGAGTGCCAAAATTGTGATTAAAGTAGTTATCGGACCGAGAGGACAGGTACAACAAACTACAGCGACAGGAGACAACTCAGTAGTTGCTCAGTGTATCACAAAATCGGTTCGGTCGTGGAAGTTCCCAGCTTCTGGTGAAACGACTACAGTCGATATTCCTTTCAGCTTTGCGCGCCAGTAA
- the tgt gene encoding tRNA guanosine(34) transglycosylase Tgt, with amino-acid sequence MVAPFTDGFAFHVLATDGHARRSILITPHGPIHLPTFMPVGTQGSIKTLTPEEVFATGAQIILGNTYHLSLRPGPQLIQQLGGLHHFMQWPSAILTDSGGFQVFSLGEQRSSRLRNTCKSAQPLVKITEEGVTFRSHLDGSLHHLSPEEAVRIQGALGSDIQMPLDLCPSGNAPRPVVEQAVLQTTAWAKRAIATPRSPRQALFGIVQGGCFADLRQQHAEELAALDPGFDGLALGGFSVGETMEQMVETLAQIAPILDAERPRYLMGVGTPLDLLEAIEHGMDMFDCVLPTRNARNGQVFTHSGKLSIKQKRFKQDPSPLDPRCACPACRSGFSRAYLRHLYLSREILVLRLLSLHNLHFYAQLMAEARQAISLKRYLPFKQEWKNRLEHDAQ; translated from the coding sequence ATGGTAGCCCCCTTTACAGATGGATTTGCATTTCACGTACTTGCCACCGATGGCCACGCAAGGCGAAGTATCCTCATCACCCCTCACGGCCCCATTCATCTTCCCACTTTCATGCCGGTCGGAACGCAGGGAAGCATTAAAACATTAACTCCCGAAGAAGTCTTTGCAACAGGCGCTCAGATTATCCTAGGAAACACCTACCACTTAAGTCTCCGTCCAGGACCTCAGCTAATCCAACAACTGGGTGGACTCCATCACTTTATGCAATGGCCTTCAGCCATCCTCACCGATTCTGGAGGTTTTCAAGTTTTCTCACTTGGGGAACAACGCTCATCCCGATTGAGAAATACATGCAAGTCTGCTCAACCCCTAGTTAAGATCACAGAAGAAGGAGTTACCTTTCGCTCCCATCTCGATGGATCGCTTCACCATCTTTCCCCCGAAGAGGCCGTTCGCATTCAAGGAGCGTTAGGAAGTGATATCCAAATGCCTCTTGATCTCTGCCCCTCAGGAAATGCACCACGCCCCGTGGTAGAACAAGCGGTTCTCCAAACCACAGCATGGGCTAAGCGAGCGATAGCGACTCCGCGCTCCCCAAGGCAAGCTCTCTTCGGAATCGTGCAAGGGGGTTGCTTTGCCGACTTACGCCAGCAACATGCCGAAGAACTGGCCGCTCTAGATCCAGGCTTTGATGGGCTAGCACTCGGTGGATTCTCTGTCGGAGAAACGATGGAACAAATGGTTGAAACCCTCGCCCAGATCGCACCGATCCTCGATGCCGAGAGACCCCGTTACCTTATGGGGGTAGGCACCCCGCTGGATCTCCTCGAAGCGATTGAACATGGAATGGATATGTTCGACTGTGTTCTCCCCACACGCAACGCGCGAAACGGACAAGTCTTCACGCACTCTGGAAAACTTTCCATTAAACAAAAACGCTTCAAGCAAGATCCATCTCCTCTCGACCCACGCTGCGCATGTCCAGCCTGCCGATCCGGATTTTCACGCGCTTATCTGAGACACCTCTACCTAAGTCGTGAAATTCTCGTCTTGCGCCTTTTGTCCTTGCACAACTTGCATTTCTACGCACAGCTCATGGCAGAAGCTAGACAGGCGATCTCTTTAAAACGTTATCTTCCTTTTAAACAAGAGTGGAAAAATCGCCTTGAACACGATGCACAATGA